Part of the Natrialbaceae archaeon AArc-T1-2 genome, GAGGAACTCCTGCTCGAAGTGGCCGCATCCGGCGGCACCGAGGTCGTCGAACCCACGTTCGATGAACTGATGGGCGCGGTCGTCGCTCCCGTGACGGGCGCGCTCGTGGCCGGAATCAGCGCGCTCTTTCTCGTCCAGCGCAGCTGGTCGGTCGACGCCCGCTTGCTCGTGGTCGGCTTCCGTCGACTCGAGGTGCTCGCCGCCCGCTTCGGGGTACTCTCGGCGGTCGTGGCCGTCGTGGTCGCCGTCTCGACCGCGACTCTCGCGATCCATTTCGTTCCCGAACACCCGGGCTGGTTCGTCCTCGCGCTCGTGCTGGCCGCGGGCGTCTACGGCGCGATTGGGGCCGTCGCCGGTACCTTCCTCGGGCGGATGGCGGGCGTATATCTCATGCTGTTCGCGCCGTTGATCGACATCTTCGTCCTCCAGTTCCCGCTGGCCGACCCGCCCAGCTGGGCGTCGTGGCTGCCAGGTCACCACGCGATGGAACTCGCGCTTAGTGCCGCCTTCGCGAGCGACGTGGCGATCGGCCACGCGAACTGGGCAGTCGGCTACCTCGGGCTCGCCGTCGCTATTGCAGCCATCGCGTACACCGCACGCCAGTGACCGAAACCGCGATCCGCGTGACACGGAGATGACAGTTCTCCAACCCAATCTGGAGGAACGCAACCACCGCGATATTGCCCATAGTTCACGGTCCCGCGTGAAGCCGTTATGGTGCTCCGTGAACTGTACTGCATATGGCGAGCGAGCCCGAATCGAAACGGGACAGCGAACCGTCGGTCGTACTCGAGGCGACGGATCTCGAGAAGACCTACGACTCGTGGCTCCCGTTCTCGCCGTCGGTAGAAGTCCTCGACGGAGCCTCGCTGTCGATTCACGAGGGCGAACTGCTCGGGATCGTCGGCGGGAACGGCTCGGGAAAGTCGACGCTGATGCAGATCCTCGTCGGCGCATTGGACAAGGATGCGGGCGCGGTCGATCGCCGGGGGACGATCGGCTGGTGTCCCCAGGAGACGCTGTTGTACGACCGGCTGACAGTCCGGGAGACGATCCGACTGTTCGGTCGAGGATACGGCCTCGACCGCGAGCGAAGCCGGGCCCGCCTCGAGTGGCTGGCCGACCGGCTCGGTTTCGAGGAGTACCTCGACACCCGGATCGATCGACTCAGCGGCGGGAATCGTCAGAAAGTGAATCTCAGCGTGGCGCTGTTACACGAGCCCGACGTGCTCTTGCTCGATGAACCCTACACGGGGTTCGACTGGAACACGTACCTCGCGTTCTGGGAACTGGCCGAGACGCTCGCGGCCGAGGGAACGGCGATTGCGATCATCAGTCACTTCGTCGAGAACCCCGATCGGTTCGACGCGATCTACGAGCTCCGGGACGGACGCCTGCATCGGGAGGAAGCCGAGGAGGTCGAGCTGGTCGGCAGCGAGAGCGAGGGCGGCCTATGAGAGACGTCGCGGCGCGTCAGTGGGCCGCGACCGTCGCCGCGATCCGGTCGTTCCTCCGGGAGCCGACGAACGCGCTGTTGCTCGTCTTGTTTCCACCCGTCGTGATCGTCGCATACGATCTCGCGCTGGACG contains:
- a CDS encoding ABC transporter ATP-binding protein, with amino-acid sequence MASEPESKRDSEPSVVLEATDLEKTYDSWLPFSPSVEVLDGASLSIHEGELLGIVGGNGSGKSTLMQILVGALDKDAGAVDRRGTIGWCPQETLLYDRLTVRETIRLFGRGYGLDRERSRARLEWLADRLGFEEYLDTRIDRLSGGNRQKVNLSVALLHEPDVLLLDEPYTGFDWNTYLAFWELAETLAAEGTAIAIISHFVENPDRFDAIYELRDGRLHREEAEEVELVGSESEGGL